The DNA window CCTGTCACTCCCAAGCCTCTGCTGCTTTATTGgaataaaaacattactttttccACACTGAAGTTAGTTGGAGGCCTGTCTTTGAACTGACACTACTCTCAAAAAACAATGCTTGAGTTCTAGATATTTCAGTATTGTAAACAGGAATTAAAAATGTACTCTTTTCTACTTCAAGAGGGTAAggataaagggggggggggggggggggggggggtggctccAATAATCTTACTTTTTTGGAAATTCAGTTCCCAATTTGCTGCAGAAATAAAGCTGACCTTATGAAAAATACTGGTACTAAAGTATTCTCAGTATTTAACCAGTTCAActtcagatgtaaaaatgaaaccccttcccagatatcaattaaaaaaacataataatgttttcaatccagtaattgctataaaatgttatcatatgaataaaacacaaataaatgacttATCTGTGTTTTTCATGAACCCTTTAAACTCCTGtatactacatacccatgttcagtATAGAGATCTGGACGTAGAGGGCTTAACTGTCTATTACTATTATACATGCTACCTGTACACAATATTTGCTATCACGCTGATCAAAAAAGTAACCATCAACCTTAAGGCATTGAGTACTTGGTTACAAAAAAAGAggattgttcttttaaaaatatatttgtatactaAAAATTTTTAAGCatgtttatacatatttttaaaaaaaatgtaacttgctATACAAATGTTTTACTACTGTTTCTTATCTTGTAGAAAAACAGAGACTTAAATGTGATGTCACCTACCTGGTTTCATGGAGTGTAATTAATCAAAAGATGTCTTATTACAGCATTGCACTGTTATCCAAGACCACTCCTTCATGACCTCTTACATCTAGGCTAAATAAATCTATGTTATTTGATGACTATAAAAATAAGTGACATTTGTGCATGACATTTTCTATACATTGAATTTACTTGCACTTTAAAATTtagattgaaaaaaataagtgtgtttaTCAGGATAGAAGGCAACCCTTGAACCCAATGCCATACTGTCATTTTTACCCATCTTCACTTCAGTGGGGTCTGGAGAGAACGCTGCTTAAAGGTCAAGTGTTGTCAAAAACAagaatttgtttaattttggaaACCACAGTAGAAACCTTTGGTAACAGCTCCTACTGAAATTCCCTTTGACATTTATGTATGGAAAATATTTCACAGGTTGGAGTCATCTAACCTGAAATACATACAAACTAATGGCACATGTGACTGACAATTCAATAGATAACACTATATTGTTTGTCAGCTGTCAACCATGGTCTGTCTCAAAAACAGTAGCACCCAACAATGCATACTggtatggttttttttgtttgtttgttttgatttttaaaacataataaactaCATTCAGAAATATAACCAAAACTGAATgcaaaaatcttcatttaaaaaaaataagttttgacACAAATTTGTAAACTTCAGTGTTCCAGTTCCATATGCACTGGCAGCATTATGTAAATAGTCAAGTTATGAGTGTTGGTACTCAAGCTGGCCATTGGTGAATAGATGCAGTTTAGcttttgtttgtataattaaCTTTGACAGTTTAGTAgctaatttttatatataagtaaataattcaataacaattatgcttttataaatatattttttaattggaagCAACTAGCATGATTATACAATGTCTACCTGTTGTTTCTGAGAAACAGTAAACTTACTTTAAGATATTAaaggtttaattatttatatCTTAAACAAAACATCATTAACACTTTTATTTTTCGATTTTCTTTGAGGCAAACAAATCTAGCCATTTCTGTTTGCTCAATTTTGACTAGTAGGCCTACCTGTCACAGTGTCATTTTCACCTGTGCCCTATGCTGTGATTTCCATTCACTGCCGGATGTACTGAATCTGTAAAGAGTACTGTAATCACAGGATATATGAACTTTAAATACCAATGTAAATCAATGGGGGAATGGGTTCCGCTAAATGGGTGTCAGTACTTAAAGACTTAAAATTATAGCTAATGTTCATTTGTTCCTGTagttaaaaattaatttaaaaaaattataataaactaGTAGCCAAATAATTTGATCATCTTAAATTACAGGTTGTCCATAATATGAGCACCACAGTGTGTTTCAAGAAGCAAGGCTTTAACAAAGCTAATTCTGACAACAATAGCTGGAAATGTGAGCTGGCTTTCAttatattcacaaaaaaaaaaaaaaaaaagactggatgTCAGTCTTTATAGTCAACAATGTTTGATACTGAGGAGACAATAAGATCTGGTGTAAGGAAGAGATAGGTGCTGGAAATGATACAAAGGGATGTAGATTGGTGTGTTGAAACGACTCACTatgcatcagttttttttttatttccagtgccTGCTTTGCCTCTGCAGGGGAGGCCAGTGCCTCTTgcttgtttttgcacactgttttgTTACGCTAATGAGGGCCATGCATGAGCCGTAGGCGATGATGCTGTGATATTAGTTATGACAGGGAGCTTGATCATAATTATCTTAACAAGGATAGGGTTAATTACAGTGGAAACTTAAAGTTCTTTCCATTTGAATCAGACAGAGCTGAATGCACTGTGATGTTTTGTCATTTTGATGTGACTTTGGAAATTGTAATGAAAATCTCTGGGCTGCACTGGGCTCCTCTGGGAGTGTGGTGCAAGCTTTGCAGTGAGGTAACTGAGATGGTACCTGTGGGTGAGATAATGGGCAGCTTTCAGGTCATTAGAGCTCTGGGAGAAAGCAGCATGCAGTCACAGCTCAATGATGCTTATTAGCATTCTAAAACAACAAGGGAAAACAACCACTATGCCTGCCATTATCCTTTTAATCTCATCGTCTCTCGGAAAAAGCACCGTGTTAATTCTATATTCTATACAAGCTTATATATTGAAAAATGCACAATCAACAAAAGCTTTCTTTCTACATCAGCATTAAAGACAATAAAACATGACCTAATAAAAGCTTAGTATGTAGGCAAGATGGTATTAATGTTAATCATCAACACCACCTATTAGATTTGATCCCTTCCCTCTCCCTTAGCTGTGAATTTAGCTGATTAAATCACCAAGTGCACACCACAGTGATGACATGAAATCAACAATTAATAAGCAACCCCCTGTGTAATGCAGCTCCCTTTTAACCGAGCAGCTAATAACATTACATGgcaaaaaatatcaaaattagaCAGATGTAAGGGGATTTGGGCACCATTTTATTTGCTTGCTTGAGAAGTGGGTATTATTATACTCTGTCTCAGCTTCAGAGAGAAAAGCAGTTTCAATAGGCAACTCCCTCTAGTGTTCTGAGGCCTTTGTCCCACTTCATGCCTTGTCATTTTGCTTTATGCCTTCCCTGAAGCGTTTTTGGATTTGCGCTTTCTTCTCAGTGCCAGTTGCCAACCATTTGCTGATTCTCATGATGAGTATTATATTTACATAACATAACTCAAGGACAATGTGTATTATGATGGTGATATTGACCAGAGCATAGGCTGCATTTATTCACAAAGGCCCTATTAGTATCCTGTAAGACGCATTTGAATACAGGGGCGGTAACTTtttccatttataaaaaatatgtaatgaaAGGTTTAATTATAGCAGCATTCAGTAATGAAATCTTTGAAATCAAAATCAATATGAATGTCTTCACTGAATCTCTTTTCATTAAGGGTAATATTTAGTTTATAGCAACAGAAACACAGTGTATAtatgtttgagtgtgtgtgtgtgtgtctatatatatatatatatatatatatatatatatatatatatatatatatatatatatatacatgttgaATGGTCTCTCTCTTTGGCAGACCTAGATAAGATGCCTTTCACTACAAACTGTCATAACACATAGTGTTCAGCATTTTTCTAAACAAAGTAATCTAGGGGTGGAGTAGGGTTTCAgccagatttaaacaaaacaggaccCTTCATTTTCAAGGGGGCTGacagttttaaatgttaattaactcAATGCAGATGCATCAGTGCTGGGTGTCAACCACTGCAGTGTGGGGGACTAATAACAAACACTCTTGCTTTGTGCATCTTCTACAGCTTGAACTTTAGAACGACCCCACTGTTGCATTGACAGAGACACTTGATCATTATTATGCAGTGGGAGCAATATGAGAGCGAGAGAATCAAGGGttgctttaatatatttaaaaacaaatttagaaCGATATTATAAAAGTCTATTTCCAAATCTCATGGGACCTATTGTAGAAGTCCTTAAAGTTATATCCATTACTTTTTAGAGGAATATTATTATCCTACACCAAAATGATGGATAACACCTTAAATGTGTGTCCAGGGAGTGAAGGTGAACTGTGACAGAGTTATTTATCTTGGGAACTGAGGTTAGGGTCAGACGAAGCTAGGCGCCTCAAGGCACAAGACATTGACAAATTCATCCTGCACACCCCATTTCTGAAGCCTTTTGTTTTGGATCCTGGCTACTCACTAAGTGACCCCCATCTTTCATCCTGCCAGTGTGTGAAGGATGTGATGCCATGCCAGCGATCTCACTGCTACTAATTCTTGTCATTCACCCTTTTGACGAGCCCAAACCAAAACTATTCCAGCTCCTGAAAGGGATGgctgaaatatttatttctgcacataATAGCCGTCCTGATTTAGTGGCATATCATTTTTCCTGTTGCCTTATCATTGCAGGTCACTGGAGGGACTAAAAGCATTCAGCTGCCTTGAAGAGCTGATTGTGGACAACAATCTCCTTGGAAATGATCTCCTGTTACCCAGGTTACCACACCTCCATACCCTAACACTCAATAAGAACCAGATATCCTTTCAAAAGATGCTCAAATGCCTTTTATCGTGTCTCACATAATGTATACTTTTATATACATTTGCATTCAGTGTAAACAagcatgttatttttaatgtgtatgtacatttcatttttgtttttaaagttgaaGATCGGTAATACCAACATTTGTTAGTCTGAAGAAACTTGTTTTTGTAGTATAGGaatctttttttatcttttaaactaaatatatatatatacagcatagATTTTCTTATGCTGGAAGACGACAAGGTTTTGTGACAGGGTGACCTCTAGTGGAGTAATGAATATGGTAAAATGGTAATGTTATTCTACTGCCATAAACTAAAGATTATAAAATCATTGCTAAGTTAATGTCAAGATCTTCATATGCAttcaaattcagattttttttttttgtgtgtaaatagaAGTGCATTGGTCTTTCTGTAAGTAAAGTATTTTATTCAAAGCAGTGGTGATACATTTAATTGGCATTACAGTTGGTAAAATACATGTTGATAACTTTGACATATGAACACTGAGAAAAACACAGCTGGTTAAATGTACTTTCCTACATTAACACTACAACTACCAGACCTACTTGGAAATAATAACACCTAGCATTCTTATTGAAGTTAGGTGGAAGAGATTACTGGCCAGCATAaggacataatatatatatatatatatatatatatatatatatattatttttatatatattatgttatatatatatatatattttttttttgtgtttttcaaatataAGTAGGTTTATAACAAAAAGTTTTGGGATGTGaccaattaaaaattaaaaaaatgttagagTAATGTTTAAAGTCTAACACCAACAACTATGAAGTTAATACCACAGCCTCAAAACTGAATGTAGTTCTGCAGTGGCCTGCACATGCTAATGGGCTAATTATTTATGTCTTACAGTGGCACAAAGATATTTATATTCAAGTGGTGCATTAGTGCTATTGTATTTTGACACTTTAGGCTCATTTTCCAATGAAGTGACTGTGTTAGTGATGAATGTGCTGTGAAGTAGCTGTTTGTTTCCAGGTTGGAAAAGTTTCATGGCTCCAGCAATCGCTAACCATTTTACCACACGGCATCAATCATCTTGTCAGTATTTTAATGTTCTGCACCAAACCATCTAGgaaatgaagaaagaaacaagggaCAAACAGCTGAATTCGTTCAGCCTCTGCCAAAAACTGTGACTTAAATTTACCCCGTTTGCTGTCTCCACAGTAACTTTGACAGGCTTCTGAGTGCCATGGTAAATTTGATTGTCACTTATACGAAGTGTGCTTTATACCAATGGCAGTTCttctataaatgttattttaattaaaggcaTTGAATCCTTAACCCTCACCCGCGACACATAACAGATATAGAAAGTCTGTTGGACCATGTGGCTGAAGTGGCACCTTCCCTGGAGTACCTCAGCCTACTGGGTAATGAAGCCTGTCCCAATGAACTTGTCAGTCTGGATAAGGATGAGGATGACTACCAAAGATACAGGTTAGTTAAACAGTAGCGTTCACATTACACTGTAAGGAAGGGTAGACAAATAATCCAAGTAAATTATTGTGGCTATCCCTTATGTTGTTGTTAGTTTATTCTTCAGAAGTAAAGGGAACGATTCTATAGAATGGAAAATGTCAGCAAGGCCTGGCCTGTCAATGACCTCCTGAATTCCAaagattttgaaaaatgtttctgGCTCTTtgtcaatttatatatttttacccGAAATATAATATTCTTTCAGATACGGTACCATATACATTCTTGAACTATGCATTATATCTTATCTAAAGTAGTATTATGTACACTATAAGTGCTTTCTTGGAGctcctttttttcaaaataggcatCATAGCATCCATTACTAGGTTCTGAatcatattttataaattgtttgCACATCTGAATTATCACAACAGAATgctaaatgttaaaaatgatttaaagagaATGCTGCTATATAGTTTGCaaaaaagttgctgctgctgccacaGTCCCATTTTTTGTCACATTTCTCACCCACAAACCTTTTAAACAAATGATCTTCCTgccgtttacatttttttttcccctgtaaagTGCATTTTCTGACAATATGGGCCCTATTAATCATTGACCACAAAGAGAAGTACCTTAAAAAAGCCATTCATTGGCAAGAGCCCATGGTTCATTTAATGCTGAGTAAAGACATTCTTGATTGTCATTTTATTTGGTaatgttatataatatttataatgtgtcACAAAGCACTACATCAAAATGAGCATGACTGTTGTTTCATtttagtgtaaatgttttatttgacaaGATTAGGCCAGCTGCAGGtcattgctggaatgtttaaaaatgtgcatcaGATTGAAAATAGTTGGTTATGACTTATTTTGTTatacatgtcatttttttctttttgttttttaaatacaagaagTGGGTTTATACCAAAAAGGTTTTACCTCACAGCATCCATCATCTTGtcagttttttaatgttttgcaccAAACCATCTAGGAAATGAAGAAAGAAACATGGGACAAAAAACAGCTGAATTCGTTCAGCCTCTGCCAAAAACTGACTTAAATTTACCCCGTTTGCTGTCTCCACAGTAACTTTGACAGGCTTCTGAGTGCCGTGGTAAATTTGATTGTAACTTATACGAAGTATGCTTTATACCAATGGCAGTTCCTctataaatgttattttgattaaAGGCATTGAATGCTTAACCCTGACCTGTGACACATAACAGATATAGAAAGTCTGTTGGACCATGTGGCTGAAGTGGCACCTTCCCTGGAGTACTTCTGCCTACTGGGTAACGAAGCCTGTCCCAATGAACATGTCAGTctggtgttttgtgtgttttctcAAAAATTCCTTCATAAATTTTACTCCGACTTGCCGTTGAATACGGAAATTTAGGACTATTGCATGTAAATACTGTCGCACCTAACCTACCAACACAAAGTCATGCAGTCTCTCAAATCAGAGAACGTTCCAGATATCAGAGTAGTATAATGTGGGTTATAGCTCTTATTAGTTTACTATAAATAATGAACACTGTATTATTTAAACTGAatttctgtgaaaccagtcagGGGTGCTTTGCAGTTCAGACAGTATTACTGTAGATAAAGTAGCTGGTGTCCTGTCTGACAGCAGTCCCCTGTCTTCAAAAATTATTTACCTGCAAGCAACATTCCAGATATTACCTGCTGACAGTTGCAATGTATCTTTGCCCCTTGTTTTCCTTTACCCCCATAACAAAGTGATTGAACCATTAATATCTCCAAAGGGCTGACAGAGGCATGTCATCTGGACTAACCAAGTGATATCAGGTTATCTATAGAAGGTGACCTCTTTGCGTTACTATCAAGCCCGGCTTATGTCCTAAGCTATTTTCAAATTCTAGGTTTagaaatgccttcatctgtgATAACCTATGTGACTAAGATATACATCAAGGCCCAGAGGTCTGCCTACAAATTGCTACGGATTAAGTCGGTATTGGTTGGAATGAGAATGTGCATGTATCCCTTAGAAAGGATCGTACTTGCTTTACTGCAAGAAATGTACTAGAATGTACGAAACGGAAGGAAAACATGTTTGACAAAAACATCTTTCTTTTGTCTATCAATGTATGTTCCAACCTCAGAGTCTTTATCATAGAATGATAGAGCGTTCAGAATGTTGTAATTCCAAAAttctttgaaatatatatatatatatatatatatatatatatatatatatatatatatatattttgtaggtTGAACACCATCATTGATATAAATCTGGTCACATTAAGATTGGTGGGTGTTTGCTAACATCCCTCAAATGAGAgtggtattattttattaattccaaAAGGGTTACTAGATATTTGAGCATtgtctcatttatttattgttgtatccCCTTGTATTATGCCCTGGAGGGTGCTTTGTTTCTGTTCACAAAAACATCCATGTGATTGTTTTGAAgaatgtcacgtttttcaatacatactgtacaacataatgttatttttctgAAGGATACTGTTCATTCTGTTTTTCTCGATTGGCCAcactttttatttaacatctcaaCCAAGTAAATATGACTATTATTCTCAAGTTTTGTGGTTGTCTGTCATAGAGGCTTGGTTTCACAACCTGTGATCTTTCCAGTGATGAAAactcatcatcttcatcatcaccACCACAAATGTGTCTTTCACTGCTGCCTAAAGTATTTGTTGATTCTCTTTGTGTGATGCTTTCTGCACCTCTGTATCCATCTGTTCACACCCTTTACTTAGGTGGCATCTTTACTTCTTTGACTTTCAATCTTGACATGCTGGTTCCTCCAGTTCGGCCTTCGCCTGAAATAATCTGTTGTCATCAGTGTGTTTCTaccattttcttttgacaaaTTTCCTTTTTCTTTGAATGAAAGACAGGGCACATCTATAAACCCTATACTTTTATAATATCTTCActaagttattattaaaaaaggcAGATTTTCTAAATAACCATCCTACATAAACTAGAGAAACAAAACTTAGTATTATTCACATATTATTATTCACATTGTCCTACCACATTCATACTCACAACACatactggggtctattttaatgatctcatCATCGATGGATCTAAATAATGTCTACGTCAATCTTGCTGGTGCTTTTTACATTACTAAATACCCTACAGTAAAAGTGACTTGTCTTTTGCTGGTTTGTTTTCTGTATCGTGGAACACTTTTTCTTATCTCCATTGATCTCCATTCTGGAAAGGTCTCACCTCTTTtccgtgctttttttttttgttgggaaatTTATCTGTGACACGTTTCCCCAGGTATTTTGTGCTCCACAAGCTGACCAACCTGAAATTCCTGGATACTCGGAAGGTGAGCAAAAGAGAGCATGAAGAAGCTAAAGCCAGGGGTGCCTTTATGAAAGTGGTGAAACCAAAGACTGATACGGTAAGGGTCCTTTTAGGAGACGGGCTGGCagctttttgctttaaaaatgcattttctgattttaaaatgtattcttgtttagaatcactttgtataacattttatatgtCAGTTTATACTACATTTTAGAACTCAGAAGTTCAAAGCACTGATGGCCTCAGAAAGGCTGTCAAACCTGTCATATCTCTAAGTTCAGCTCAGTAAGCCAGATTGTAACATTTGACCTGTCCCCCTGCAAACCTCTGCCACTGATAGAAACACACCAGTAAGAAATACGACTGATTGCAGGGCTTTGGCTTACCAAACTGAACTTCGAGGTAAAATGCGTTGAAGACGCAGTGGTCCGTTAAatgttaaattttttatttaaa is part of the Polyodon spathula isolate WHYD16114869_AA chromosome 13, ASM1765450v1, whole genome shotgun sequence genome and encodes:
- the LOC121325609 gene encoding leucine-rich melanocyte differentiation-associated protein-like, which translates into the protein MMAGSESRVVMNGTQVSYIGQDCEEIPAFIGEQYGGFAKRLDLSFNLLRSLEGLKAFSCLEELIVDNNLLGNDLLLPRLPHLHTLTLNKNQITDIESLLDHVAEVAPSLEYLSLLGNEACPNELVSLDKDEDDYQRYRYFVLHKLTNLKFLDTRKVSKREHEEAKARGAFMKVVKPKTDTESRDLRSASPGMPYTPLPSGSRDSKSHKGIFSKCRYVYYGKHSEGNRFIRDEQL